The Endozoicomonas montiporae CL-33 genome contains a region encoding:
- a CDS encoding heavy metal translocating P-type ATPase yields the protein MDKCCSTKSSSRTESQYVSAAAADVRQYRWFIRGMDCGSCAAKVEKALIAIQGVSRVRVVYSTERLLVTMDSSVVPSDIEAKVKELGFSLEGSQNSGEEPSFWQAHRELALLAGLSVLASLVYLLLPGWGELAFYLPALVGVIPFIRKSITQARNGSWFGIETLMSVAAIGALILGETFEATLVLLLFSIGQMLENVAARKARQGVQSLMQLTPDAATRIEDGQRVEAVPAEFLQPGDVIEVRPGDRLPVDCILDKNASSVGVFDESALTGESIPVNRQRGEKVMAGSLVVGQVVRLTVLSEPGGNAIDRIVQLIEEAEERRAPIARLVDRFSGWYTPLVIGLSAVVMVLPPLLLGASWHDWAYKALTLLLIACPCALVVSIPAAVTSGLAAAARFGALIKGGAALEQLQQVKHLAFDKTGTLTEGKPEVTVVQPVNGNEHNTLRLAAAVEQGSSHPLATAIINRAKQLDIKISEATDVVVIAGSGVKGVVDGQAVQVTSPKALPDSLQQVDLSKRINALESQGNTVVVVQADQQVQGLIAMADTLRSDALEAVQQLKAMGISSTMLTGDNRRAAAAIAAKLGIDYRAELMPEDKVSAIRELQASGKGAVAMVGDGINDAPALKSAELGIAMGRGSDVALETADAALTHERLPELAGMIWLSQRTAMIVRQNIALALGINTLFLLTTLFGITGLMGAVISDVGGTILVTMNAMRLLQRQS from the coding sequence ATGGATAAATGCTGCTCAACGAAAAGTTCTTCCCGGACAGAATCTCAATATGTTTCAGCCGCCGCAGCAGATGTCCGGCAGTACCGCTGGTTTATCAGGGGTATGGATTGTGGCAGTTGCGCTGCCAAGGTTGAAAAAGCGTTGATCGCTATTCAGGGGGTCAGCCGGGTTAGAGTGGTCTATTCGACAGAGCGCCTGTTGGTCACGATGGACAGTTCGGTTGTGCCATCTGACATAGAAGCAAAAGTAAAGGAACTGGGATTCAGCCTTGAAGGCTCGCAGAACTCTGGTGAAGAGCCTTCTTTCTGGCAGGCGCACCGTGAACTGGCTTTGCTTGCAGGATTGTCTGTGCTGGCCTCTCTGGTTTATCTCTTGCTTCCGGGCTGGGGTGAATTGGCGTTTTATCTGCCTGCGCTGGTCGGCGTAATTCCTTTTATTCGTAAGTCCATTACCCAAGCGAGAAACGGTAGCTGGTTCGGCATAGAAACCCTGATGTCGGTGGCTGCGATAGGTGCGCTGATTCTGGGCGAAACCTTTGAAGCGACATTGGTGCTGTTGCTGTTTTCCATTGGGCAGATGCTGGAGAATGTAGCAGCGCGAAAGGCCAGACAGGGTGTTCAGAGCCTGATGCAGCTAACACCGGATGCCGCCACCCGAATAGAAGACGGGCAACGTGTAGAAGCGGTTCCGGCAGAGTTTCTGCAGCCGGGTGATGTGATAGAGGTTCGCCCGGGAGACCGTTTACCGGTTGACTGTATTCTGGACAAGAATGCATCTTCTGTGGGTGTGTTTGATGAAAGTGCGTTAACCGGTGAGTCCATTCCCGTCAATCGACAGCGCGGTGAGAAGGTGATGGCAGGTAGTCTGGTGGTGGGACAGGTGGTTCGACTGACAGTATTGTCTGAACCCGGTGGCAATGCCATTGATCGTATTGTGCAGCTGATTGAAGAAGCGGAAGAGCGTCGTGCGCCTATTGCCCGCCTTGTGGATCGTTTCAGTGGCTGGTATACGCCACTGGTCATAGGTCTCTCGGCGGTTGTTATGGTGCTTCCGCCGTTGCTGCTCGGTGCCAGCTGGCACGACTGGGCTTATAAGGCTCTGACCCTGCTATTGATTGCCTGCCCCTGTGCGCTGGTGGTGTCAATTCCTGCTGCCGTGACATCGGGACTGGCAGCGGCAGCCCGTTTTGGTGCATTGATCAAGGGGGGCGCGGCTTTAGAGCAGTTGCAGCAGGTTAAACATCTGGCGTTTGATAAAACCGGAACCCTGACCGAGGGCAAACCTGAGGTAACGGTTGTGCAGCCCGTTAACGGTAATGAGCACAACACACTGCGGCTTGCTGCTGCGGTTGAACAGGGCTCAAGTCATCCACTGGCAACCGCCATTATCAACAGGGCAAAGCAGCTGGATATCAAAATATCTGAAGCAACGGATGTCGTCGTTATCGCGGGTTCTGGTGTGAAAGGGGTTGTTGATGGCCAGGCAGTACAGGTGACATCGCCGAAAGCGTTGCCGGATTCATTACAGCAAGTTGATCTGTCAAAGCGAATTAATGCACTGGAATCTCAGGGGAATACCGTGGTGGTCGTACAGGCAGATCAGCAGGTTCAGGGACTCATCGCTATGGCAGACACATTGCGCAGTGATGCACTGGAAGCGGTGCAGCAGTTAAAGGCAATGGGCATCAGCAGTACCATGCTGACAGGCGACAACCGGCGTGCCGCTGCTGCCATTGCCGCCAAACTGGGCATTGATTACCGGGCAGAACTGATGCCTGAAGACAAGGTGAGTGCCATCAGAGAGCTGCAAGCCAGTGGCAAAGGTGCTGTCGCCATGGTGGGTGATGGCATTAATGATGCGCCTGCACTGAAGTCGGCTGAACTGGGCATCGCCATGGGACGTGGCAGCGATGTAGCGCTGGAAACCGCTGATGCAGCACTGACCCACGAACGGTTGCCAGAGCTGGCAGGGATGATTTGGCTGTCTCAACGAACAGCGATGATTGTCCGGCAGAATATTGCTCTGGCTCTGGGCATTAATACGCTGTTCCTGCTGACAACCCTGTTTGGGATTACCGGCTTGATGGGGGCGGTGATATCGGATGTGGGCGGAACGATTCTGGTGACAATGAATGCGATGCGACTGTTGCAGAGGCAGTCATAA
- a CDS encoding SprT family zinc-dependent metalloprotease, translating to MHTTSDLLDQAIQLRIAELYCLAERHFVKRFKRPAILLNLRGETAGQAWPERNQLRLNRVLLEENQQHFLKHTLGHEVAHLIADQVFGRKIRPHGREWTFIMEQVFNLPAKRTHSYDTSQAAKRPFAYICKCPDKVIHLSAIRHNRALRGTVYQCASCKEPLKLKSQ from the coding sequence ATGCACACGACATCTGACTTACTTGATCAGGCGATACAACTTCGCATAGCTGAACTTTACTGTCTGGCTGAGCGGCATTTTGTAAAACGCTTTAAACGACCTGCCATACTTCTGAATCTTAGAGGGGAAACCGCAGGGCAGGCATGGCCAGAACGCAATCAGTTGAGGCTGAACAGGGTATTACTGGAAGAAAACCAGCAGCACTTTCTCAAGCATACGCTTGGACATGAGGTTGCGCACCTGATTGCTGATCAGGTGTTCGGCAGAAAAATCCGCCCCCATGGCAGAGAGTGGACGTTTATCATGGAGCAGGTATTCAATCTGCCTGCAAAACGAACGCACAGCTATGACACCAGCCAAGCCGCTAAACGACCCTTTGCGTACATCTGCAAGTGTCCAGACAAGGTTATTCATTTATCTGCCATTCGCCATAATCGTGCTCTGAGAGGAACCGTTTATCAGTGTGCCAGTTGCAAGGAGCCGTTGAAGCTTAAATCACAGTAA
- the recQ gene encoding DNA helicase RecQ: MTDSVLEILHNTFGYESFRGFQEDVIKTVVQGLDALVLMPTGGGKSLCYQVPALALAGTTVVVSPLIALMEDQISSLKQLGIRAESLNSGTPYPEQQRIEQELLTGHLDLLYVAPERLLTESMQRLLDQVKLALFAIDEAHCVSQWGHDFRPEYLQLCRLKYRYPGIPRIALTATADRRTRKEIVERLELDNARVFVDSFNRSNIFYRISQKKQGKQQLLRFLQKEHPEDSGIVYCLSRKRVEDTARWLNEQGRAALPYHAGMSNEDRSRNQQRFLKEDGLIIVATVAFGMGIDKPDVRFVAHLDLPKSIEAYYQETGRAGRDGLPATAWMVYGLQDVVLLRQIQAGSNASQDIQRVEQQKLDAMLSLCEVTSCRRQVLLNYFDEPMDEKCGHCDLCLEPVETWDGTEAARKALSCVYRTGQLFGVSHLVDVLMGKETAKVNQFGHQHTSTYGIGKDYKQTEWRSIYRQLVARGYINVDVEGYGSLKLNERCRPLLKGDERILLRQDRYEHATTKTSKPVEKGRVMVAEEDKPLWDALRTLRREMAEKQGVPAYIIFNDKTLFEMLIHKPCDLEAMSHISGVGQYKLEQYGQQFVELISQLVRESV; this comes from the coding sequence ATGACTGATTCTGTACTGGAGATTTTGCACAACACCTTTGGTTATGAATCCTTTCGCGGGTTTCAGGAAGATGTGATTAAAACGGTTGTTCAGGGGCTGGATGCTTTGGTACTGATGCCAACGGGCGGTGGCAAGTCCCTGTGTTATCAAGTGCCTGCGCTGGCACTGGCGGGTACCACCGTGGTGGTTTCGCCTCTGATTGCGTTAATGGAAGACCAGATCAGTTCACTGAAACAGCTGGGTATCCGCGCAGAAAGCCTGAACTCCGGTACTCCTTACCCGGAACAGCAACGCATCGAACAGGAGTTGCTGACCGGTCATCTTGATTTGCTGTACGTTGCCCCTGAACGATTGCTGACAGAAAGCATGCAGCGCCTGTTGGATCAGGTAAAGCTGGCACTGTTTGCCATTGATGAAGCTCACTGTGTATCGCAATGGGGTCACGACTTTCGACCGGAATATTTACAACTGTGCCGTTTGAAGTATCGTTATCCCGGCATTCCCCGAATTGCTTTAACGGCCACTGCTGACCGGCGTACTCGCAAGGAAATTGTCGAGCGGCTGGAACTCGATAACGCCAGAGTATTTGTAGACAGCTTTAACCGCAGCAATATTTTCTACCGCATCAGCCAGAAAAAACAGGGCAAGCAGCAGCTCTTACGTTTCCTGCAAAAGGAGCATCCGGAAGACTCGGGTATTGTCTACTGCCTGTCCCGCAAGCGGGTGGAAGATACTGCGCGATGGCTGAATGAACAGGGGCGTGCTGCACTGCCTTATCATGCCGGTATGTCGAATGAAGATCGCAGTCGCAATCAGCAGCGTTTTCTAAAAGAAGACGGCCTGATTATTGTGGCAACGGTGGCGTTCGGTATGGGTATTGATAAGCCAGATGTGCGTTTTGTGGCGCACCTTGATTTGCCCAAAAGCATTGAAGCATATTATCAGGAAACCGGTAGGGCAGGGCGCGATGGCTTACCGGCCACAGCCTGGATGGTTTATGGCTTGCAGGATGTGGTGTTGTTGCGTCAGATTCAGGCGGGTTCCAATGCCAGTCAGGACATTCAGCGGGTAGAGCAGCAAAAGCTCGATGCTATGCTGTCGCTGTGTGAAGTGACCAGTTGCAGGCGTCAGGTGTTGCTTAACTATTTTGATGAACCCATGGATGAAAAATGCGGTCATTGCGACCTGTGCCTTGAGCCGGTTGAAACCTGGGACGGTACCGAAGCAGCCCGAAAAGCCCTTTCCTGTGTTTATCGTACCGGTCAGCTGTTTGGAGTCAGCCATCTTGTTGATGTGCTGATGGGCAAGGAAACGGCCAAAGTGAACCAGTTTGGTCATCAGCACACTAGCACTTACGGCATTGGCAAAGATTATAAACAGACCGAATGGCGTTCGATCTATCGACAGCTGGTGGCCCGGGGTTATATCAATGTGGATGTGGAAGGGTATGGTTCGCTGAAACTGAATGAACGTTGTCGTCCTCTGTTAAAAGGTGACGAGCGCATTTTGTTAAGGCAGGACCGCTATGAGCACGCAACAACAAAAACCTCGAAGCCTGTTGAAAAAGGTCGGGTGATGGTTGCTGAAGAAGACAAGCCCCTGTGGGATGCCCTGCGTACACTTCGCCGTGAAATGGCGGAAAAACAGGGCGTTCCGGCCTACATCATTTTCAACGATAAAACCCTGTTTGAGATGCTCATACACAAACCCTGTGATCTGGAAGCGATGTCTCATATCTCCGGGGTGGGGCAGTATAAATTGGAACAGTATGGGCAGCAGTTTGTAGAGCTGATCAGTCAGTTAGTAAGAGAGTCTGTATAA
- a CDS encoding YecA family protein, whose product MQNTRSTIEHLLTQYSEEEPLNFHAVHGFMTALAICPVDLSEAERNDILFDGQVSLKAEDQQALNQALSDVARSIDRQFNEEEGFTLSCEDELDNPEDEALFDWCGGFMEGHFLNEKQWFVEHEQEVCELLLPVMLASGLFDEEPEFQEILNNEELTEDMTSQIPEVLMELYLLFNSPEEATSKPVTKGTGMPKSKGGKKGSHPRKKR is encoded by the coding sequence ATGCAGAACACTCGTTCTACCATTGAACATCTTTTAACTCAGTATTCTGAAGAAGAGCCACTGAACTTTCATGCCGTGCATGGTTTTATGACTGCACTGGCTATCTGTCCGGTTGACCTGAGCGAAGCCGAACGCAACGACATTCTGTTTGACGGTCAGGTATCCCTGAAGGCTGAAGATCAGCAAGCCCTGAATCAGGCACTGTCGGATGTTGCCCGCAGTATCGACCGACAGTTTAACGAAGAAGAAGGCTTTACCCTTTCCTGCGAAGACGAACTGGACAATCCCGAAGACGAAGCCCTGTTTGACTGGTGCGGCGGCTTTATGGAAGGGCATTTCCTGAATGAAAAACAGTGGTTTGTAGAACACGAACAGGAAGTGTGTGAACTGCTGCTTCCGGTGATGCTGGCTTCCGGTCTGTTCGACGAAGAACCAGAGTTTCAGGAAATTCTGAATAATGAAGAACTCACCGAAGACATGACCAGCCAGATTCCGGAAGTGCTGATGGAACTGTATCTGCTGTTTAACTCACCGGAAGAAGCGACCAGCAAGCCGGTTACCAAAGGGACCGGTATGCCGAAGTCAAAAGGTGGAAAGAAAGGCTCACACCCTCGCAAGAAGCGCTAA
- a CDS encoding MerR family transcriptional regulator has product MQDTEFRTTDPDIQDESGQQAELPVIPGKRYFTIGEVSELCQVKSHVLRYWEQEFSKLKPVRRGNRRYYRRQDVLLIRQIRSLLYEQRYTIDGARAHLKGETQKQDTSKYNQLIRQMIAELEDVLDTLDGIPRS; this is encoded by the coding sequence ATGCAGGACACCGAGTTCAGGACGACTGATCCAGACATTCAGGATGAATCAGGCCAGCAGGCTGAACTGCCCGTTATTCCTGGCAAACGCTACTTTACGATTGGTGAAGTGAGTGAGTTGTGTCAGGTAAAATCCCATGTCCTGCGTTACTGGGAACAGGAGTTTTCCAAACTGAAACCGGTACGCCGGGGCAATCGCCGCTATTACCGCCGTCAGGATGTATTGCTGATACGGCAGATCCGCAGTCTTCTTTATGAACAGCGATACACCATTGACGGTGCCCGCGCCCACCTCAAAGGCGAAACCCAGAAGCAGGATACCTCCAAATACAATCAGCTGATCCGGCAGATGATTGCCGAGCTGGAAGATGTGTTGGATACGCTGGACGGGATTCCGCGCTCCTGA
- the ihfA gene encoding integration host factor subunit alpha: MGALTKADIAEHLHEELGFNKREAKEMVEQFFEQIRMALENNEQVKLSGFGNFDLRDKKERPGRNPKTGQEIPITPRRVVTFRPGQKLKARVEAYAGHRVQDD; the protein is encoded by the coding sequence ATGGGAGCCCTGACGAAAGCGGATATTGCTGAGCATCTGCACGAAGAACTCGGTTTTAATAAAAGAGAAGCCAAGGAGATGGTCGAACAATTTTTCGAACAGATCCGGATGGCTCTGGAGAATAATGAACAGGTAAAACTGTCGGGTTTTGGCAACTTTGATCTGCGCGACAAGAAAGAAAGGCCCGGGCGCAATCCGAAAACCGGACAGGAAATACCCATTACTCCACGTCGTGTCGTAACATTCAGACCCGGTCAGAAACTGAAGGCGAGGGTAGAAGCTTATGCAGGACACCGAGTTCAGGACGACTGA
- the pheT gene encoding phenylalanine--tRNA ligase subunit beta yields MKFSEQWLRQWVAIEADTQELVDKITMAGLEVDDVEAVAGDFTGIVVGEIVACEQHPDADKLRVTQVNTGSETFQVVCGAPNARVGLKAPFATVGAVLPGNFKIKKAKLRGVESFGMLCAEEEMGMAESSDGLMELPADAPVGQDIREYLGLDDKIIDVDLTPNRGDCLSIAGLAREVSANFLAEVDELKVEPVAPAIDDTFPVNIATENGAKEGCPRFLTRVVRDVDVTRPTPLWMVERLRRSGIRSIDPVVDVTAYVMLELGQPMHGYDLDTLNGAINVRMAEDKEKLVLLNGEEVTLNSNTLMIADDKHALGIAGVMGGEGSGVSAETKNVLLEAAFFDQITIAGKARSYGLHTDASHRFERGVDFMLQRKAIERATQLILDICGGQPGPVAEEVSEEHLPTLSTVELRAEKVESLLGIKIENDLIEALLTRLGLELTAQGEGLWSVAVPSWRFDIAIEEDLVEELGRIYGYERLPETIPTALLKMKQVDESLVQEADLRRLLVSRGYQEAVCFSFIDPKLHSQFDPEREAVALANPIASDLSVMRTSLLPGLVKAISYNLNRQQSRVRLFEMGQTFIRDGEALKQEEYMAAAITGARFPEGWNAGSDSVDFFDIKGDFEALLEKGGASGEFRFEKGSHSAMHPGQCAALVRDGKVVGHVGTLHPTLKKSLGLDNEVFLFEARLDAVTKGKVTHFKSLSKFPEVRRDLALIVKQDVAADNLSEVVRQEAGELLTDVRIFDVYAGKGIEEGHKSLALGMKLQHGERTLKDEEVNQLVEAIVGRLEKDFSATLRG; encoded by the coding sequence ATGAAATTCAGTGAACAGTGGTTGCGCCAGTGGGTGGCAATTGAAGCCGATACTCAGGAATTGGTGGACAAAATCACCATGGCCGGTCTGGAAGTAGACGACGTAGAAGCCGTTGCCGGCGACTTCACCGGTATTGTTGTGGGCGAAATTGTTGCCTGCGAACAGCATCCTGATGCTGATAAGCTGCGTGTTACCCAGGTAAACACCGGTTCTGAAACCTTTCAGGTAGTATGCGGTGCGCCAAATGCCCGTGTTGGCTTGAAAGCACCTTTTGCGACTGTTGGTGCAGTCCTTCCCGGCAACTTCAAAATCAAAAAAGCCAAACTGCGCGGCGTTGAATCTTTCGGTATGCTGTGTGCGGAAGAAGAAATGGGCATGGCGGAATCTTCCGACGGCCTGATGGAGTTGCCTGCTGATGCACCGGTTGGGCAGGATATCCGTGAATACCTCGGTCTGGATGACAAAATCATTGATGTTGACCTGACACCTAACCGTGGTGACTGCCTGAGCATTGCCGGTCTGGCCCGTGAAGTCAGTGCGAACTTCCTGGCAGAAGTAGACGAGTTGAAAGTAGAGCCGGTGGCGCCTGCTATCGACGACACTTTCCCTGTAAACATCGCTACTGAAAATGGTGCTAAAGAAGGCTGCCCACGTTTCCTGACCCGTGTCGTTCGCGATGTTGACGTCACCAGACCAACCCCTCTGTGGATGGTTGAGCGTCTGCGTCGTTCCGGCATCCGTTCTATCGATCCTGTTGTGGACGTAACGGCTTACGTGATGCTGGAACTGGGTCAGCCAATGCACGGCTACGATCTGGACACTTTGAACGGTGCCATTAATGTGCGCATGGCAGAAGACAAAGAAAAGCTGGTTCTGCTGAATGGTGAAGAAGTCACCCTGAACAGCAATACTCTGATGATTGCTGACGACAAGCATGCACTGGGTATTGCCGGTGTGATGGGTGGTGAAGGCTCCGGCGTAAGTGCTGAAACTAAAAACGTTTTGCTGGAAGCAGCATTCTTTGATCAGATCACTATTGCCGGTAAGGCACGCTCCTACGGTCTGCACACCGACGCTTCTCACCGTTTCGAGCGTGGCGTTGACTTCATGTTGCAGCGCAAAGCCATTGAGCGTGCGACGCAGCTGATTCTGGATATCTGTGGTGGTCAGCCGGGGCCGGTTGCTGAAGAAGTCAGCGAAGAACATCTGCCAACCCTGAGCACCGTTGAGTTGCGTGCTGAAAAAGTCGAATCCCTGCTGGGCATCAAGATCGAAAACGACCTGATCGAAGCTTTGCTGACACGTCTGGGTCTGGAACTGACTGCTCAGGGCGAAGGTCTGTGGAGTGTTGCTGTGCCAAGCTGGCGCTTTGACATTGCCATTGAAGAAGACCTGGTGGAAGAGCTGGGTCGTATCTACGGCTATGAGCGCCTGCCGGAAACCATTCCGACTGCTCTGCTGAAAATGAAGCAGGTAGACGAATCACTGGTGCAGGAAGCTGACCTTCGTCGTTTGCTGGTAAGCCGTGGTTATCAGGAAGCCGTATGCTTCAGCTTTATTGATCCAAAGCTGCACAGCCAGTTTGATCCTGAACGTGAAGCAGTCGCTCTGGCGAATCCGATTGCCAGCGATCTGTCTGTGATGCGTACCTCCTTGCTGCCGGGTCTGGTTAAGGCTATTTCTTACAACCTGAACCGTCAGCAGAGCCGTGTGCGTCTGTTTGAAATGGGTCAGACCTTTATCCGTGACGGCGAAGCGCTGAAACAGGAAGAGTACATGGCGGCTGCCATTACTGGTGCCCGTTTCCCTGAAGGCTGGAACGCAGGCAGCGACTCTGTTGATTTCTTCGATATCAAAGGTGACTTTGAAGCACTGCTGGAGAAAGGCGGTGCGTCTGGTGAATTCCGCTTCGAGAAAGGTTCACACTCAGCTATGCATCCGGGTCAGTGCGCTGCACTGGTTCGTGACGGCAAGGTAGTGGGTCATGTGGGTACTCTGCACCCGACTCTGAAAAAGTCTCTGGGTCTGGACAATGAAGTCTTCCTGTTTGAAGCCCGTCTGGACGCTGTGACCAAAGGCAAAGTGACTCACTTCAAGTCTCTTTCCAAGTTCCCTGAGGTGCGTCGTGATCTGGCACTGATTGTTAAGCAGGACGTTGCTGCTGACAACCTGAGCGAAGTCGTTCGTCAGGAAGCCGGTGAACTGCTGACCGATGTACGCATCTTCGACGTTTACGCCGGTAAGGGCATTGAAGAAGGCCACAAGAGCCTGGCGCTGGGCATGAAGCTGCAGCATGGTGAACGCACTCTCAAAGATGAGGAAGTGAACCAGCTGGTTGAAGCGATTGTTGGTCGTCTGGAAAAAGACTTCAGTGCAACACTTCGTGGCTGA
- the pheS gene encoding phenylalanine--tRNA ligase subunit alpha: MENLETITSSALAEVESAANAADLDQVRVRFLGKKGELTQLLKGLGKLSAEERPKAGGLINEAKQQVQTAINAKREGMEKAALEARLASETIDVTLSGRGQDMGTVHPVTRTMERISDYFSRIGFEVARGPEIEDDYHNFEALNIPGHHPARAMHDTFYFNDNTVLRTHTSPVQVRVMEQFAKANQEPPIAIVCPGKVYRCDSDQTHSPMFHQVEGLYVAEKVSFADLKSVLSDFLRVFFERDDLKVRFRPSYFPFTEPSAEVDIEWGKNPDGSTKWLEVLGCGMVHPKVFEYSGIDSKKYSGFAFGMGVERFAMLRYGVNDLRQFFENDLRFLNQFH, encoded by the coding sequence ATGGAGAATCTGGAAACAATTACCTCAAGTGCCCTCGCTGAAGTCGAGTCGGCTGCTAACGCTGCTGATCTGGATCAGGTCCGGGTTCGATTTCTGGGTAAGAAAGGCGAGCTGACCCAGCTGCTGAAAGGTCTGGGTAAACTGTCTGCTGAAGAGCGCCCAAAGGCTGGCGGTCTGATCAACGAAGCCAAACAGCAGGTACAAACTGCTATCAACGCCAAGCGCGAGGGTATGGAAAAAGCCGCCCTGGAAGCGCGTCTGGCGAGTGAAACCATCGACGTGACCCTGTCTGGTCGTGGTCAGGATATGGGTACGGTTCACCCGGTTACCCGCACTATGGAACGTATCAGCGACTACTTTAGCCGCATCGGTTTTGAAGTGGCTCGTGGTCCCGAGATTGAAGACGACTACCACAACTTTGAAGCCCTGAACATTCCGGGTCACCATCCGGCTCGTGCCATGCACGATACGTTCTACTTCAACGACAATACTGTTTTGAGAACCCACACCTCTCCGGTGCAGGTGCGTGTTATGGAGCAGTTTGCCAAAGCGAATCAGGAACCGCCGATTGCGATCGTGTGCCCGGGTAAAGTATACCGTTGCGATTCAGACCAGACCCATAGCCCGATGTTCCATCAGGTAGAAGGTCTGTATGTGGCTGAAAAAGTCAGCTTCGCTGACCTGAAAAGCGTACTGAGTGACTTCCTGCGTGTGTTCTTCGAACGTGACGATCTGAAAGTCCGTTTCCGTCCATCTTACTTCCCGTTCACCGAGCCTTCTGCCGAGGTAGACATCGAATGGGGCAAGAATCCGGACGGTTCCACCAAATGGCTGGAAGTCCTTGGTTGCGGTATGGTGCACCCGAAAGTCTTTGAATATTCCGGTATCGACAGCAAGAAATACTCCGGCTTTGCCTTTGGCATGGGCGTTGAGCGTTTTGCCATGCTGCGCTACGGCGTTAACGACCTGCGTCAGTTCTTCGAGAACGACTTGCGCTTCCTGAATCAGTTCCACTGA
- a CDS encoding group II truncated hemoglobin, protein MNAKTPYDILGDNGVKELASAFYDVMDELPEAASIRRMHVQDLADIKQKLYEYLSGWMGGPHLYHEKYNTICMTKPHSHYQIGERERDQWLMCMNRALDRIDASDELKAMLKEPVFNVAEAIRNTP, encoded by the coding sequence ATGAATGCAAAAACGCCTTATGACATCCTTGGAGACAATGGAGTAAAAGAGCTGGCCAGTGCTTTTTATGACGTCATGGATGAGCTGCCTGAAGCCGCCTCTATTCGCCGTATGCACGTTCAGGACCTTGCTGACATTAAACAAAAACTGTACGAATATCTGTCTGGCTGGATGGGCGGCCCTCATCTGTATCATGAAAAATACAACACCATCTGCATGACCAAACCCCACTCGCATTATCAGATCGGTGAACGCGAACGTGATCAGTGGCTGATGTGCATGAACCGGGCACTGGATCGAATTGATGCCAGTGACGAGCTGAAAGCCATGCTCAAAGAGCCGGTTTTTAATGTTGCAGAAGCCATTAGAAACACTCCCTGA
- the thiS gene encoding sulfur carrier protein ThiS, translated as MQIKVNDQPVTVEGSLNIRELLKVLSQAEKGIALAVNSQIISRSQWENHSLRDGDQITLIKATAGG; from the coding sequence ATGCAAATCAAGGTAAATGACCAGCCTGTCACTGTTGAAGGCTCTCTGAATATCAGGGAGCTGCTAAAAGTGTTGAGTCAGGCAGAAAAAGGGATAGCCCTCGCCGTAAACAGCCAGATAATCAGCCGTTCACAGTGGGAAAACCATTCTCTCAGAGACGGCGACCAGATCACCCTGATAAAAGCGACAGCGGGCGGATAA
- a CDS encoding thiazole synthase — translation MTTEKTRMLKIADKTFNSRLFTGTGKFQNRQTMADAIIASDSELVTMALKRVDLNSQDDDILEPLLQQPTINLLPNTSGARDAKEAVYAAQLAREALQTNWLKLEIHPDPKYLLPDPIETLKACEELTQQGFIVLPYIHADPVLCKHLEEAGAAAVMPLGSPIGSNLGLKTREFLQIIIEQTKVPVVVDAGIGSPSDAALAMELGADAVLVNTAIAVSPNPVAMAIAFKEAVNAGRRAYEAGLGSRSLEAQASSPLTAFLDEF, via the coding sequence ATGACAACAGAAAAAACCAGAATGCTGAAAATCGCGGACAAAACATTTAATTCCCGGCTATTTACCGGAACAGGGAAGTTTCAAAATCGACAGACTATGGCGGATGCCATTATCGCTTCCGACAGCGAACTGGTCACCATGGCACTGAAAAGGGTTGATCTCAATTCACAGGATGATGACATTCTGGAGCCTTTACTTCAGCAACCAACCATTAACCTGTTGCCCAACACCTCCGGTGCCCGGGACGCCAAAGAGGCGGTTTATGCCGCTCAACTGGCACGGGAAGCCCTGCAGACCAACTGGCTGAAACTGGAAATCCACCCTGACCCGAAATACCTACTGCCTGATCCCATCGAAACCCTGAAGGCCTGCGAAGAGTTAACACAACAGGGCTTTATTGTTCTACCTTATATCCATGCCGATCCGGTGTTGTGCAAACATCTCGAAGAAGCCGGAGCCGCTGCCGTGATGCCACTGGGTTCACCCATTGGCAGTAATCTGGGGCTGAAAACCCGCGAGTTCCTGCAAATCATTATTGAACAGACCAAAGTACCTGTTGTGGTTGATGCCGGTATTGGCAGCCCTTCCGATGCAGCACTGGCGATGGAGCTGGGTGCTGATGCCGTACTGGTGAATACCGCTATTGCCGTATCCCCCAATCCGGTAGCGATGGCCATCGCATTCAAAGAAGCTGTGAACGCCGGTCGCCGAGCCTATGAAGCCGGACTGGGATCACGAAGCCTTGAGGCTCAGGCCAGCAGCCCCCTGACCGCTTTTCTGGATGAGTTCTGA